The following coding sequences are from one Triticum dicoccoides isolate Atlit2015 ecotype Zavitan chromosome 4A, WEW_v2.0, whole genome shotgun sequence window:
- the LOC119289399 gene encoding uncharacterized protein LOC119289399 has translation MPPPTTTTTRPAPALPDELLEEIFLRLPPDEPEHLVRASLACKLWLGLLSGARFRGLYREFHGAPPMLGFLYNWFFCSGPKEDDPVANFVSTTKFGALVPDGDGWDRQYTPWDCRHGRVLLGDYTGLIVWDPMTGRQMKLEAPVGYVGAAVLCAVRGCDHRACHEGPFRVVLIGLDMNEDDGDCVAHACVSSPVTPEWSKECSDSHFDGRSRACSDSRFDGWSKQCSGLYLLAGDPKIDALPPVLVDDALHFRLTDDDERVGILKYDLSSNCLSMIDVPLTRLAIVWPAILMALEDGSLGLAHLDGLTFYLWSRLIDSNGVASWTQHKVIDLNELLPIQNPKKRISVIGSVEGHDIIFVNIDLGIYEINLKTLRWKKLWKREKFRSLIPYMSFYNRQERVRPCKTLTTYG, from the exons atgccgccgccgacgacgacgacgacgaggccggcaCCGGCGCTGCCGGACGAGCTTCTCGAGGAGATCTTCCTCCGCCTGCCCCCGGACGAGCCGGAGCACCTCGTGCGCGCCTCCCTCGCCTGCAAGCTCTGGCTCGGCCTCCTCTCCGGCGCTCGCTTCCGCGGCCTCTACCGCGAGTTCCATGGAGCTCCCCCCATGCTGGGATTCCTTTACAACTGGTTCTTTTGCAGCGGCCCGAAGGAGGATGACCCCGTGGCAAACTTCGTCTCCACCACCAAATTCGGTGCGCTCGTTCCCGACGGCGATGGCTGGGACCGTCAGTACACTCCGTGGGACTGCCGCCATGGCCGAGTCCTCCTCGGGGACTACACTGGGCTCATCGTTTGGGACCCCATGACAGGCCGCCAGATGAAGCTGGAAGCGCCCGTTGGCTATGTTGGCGCTGCGGTGCTCTGCGCTGTGAGGGGATGTGACCACCGTGCGTGTCATGAGGGCCCCTTCCGGGTTGTCCTCATCGGCCTGGACATGAATGAGGATGATGGTGATTGTGTTGCACACGCGTGCGTGTCCTCGCCGGTGACGCCCGAGTGGAGCAAGGAGTGCTCTGATTCTCATTTTGATGGGAGGAGCAGGGCGTGCTCTGATTCTCGTTTTGATGGCTGGAGCAAGCAGTGCTCTGGTCTTTATCTTCTCGCAGGCGATCCAAAAATCGATGCACTGCCTCCTGTCCTCGTTGATGACGCACTTCACTTCAGGCTTACAGATGACGATGAGCGTGTAGGAATTCTCAAGTACGACTTGAGCTCTAATTGCTTATCAATGATTGATGTGCCGCTTACGAGGTTGGCCATTGTCTGGCCCGCTATCCTCATGGCATTGGAGGATGGCAGCTTGGGGTTAGCACACTTGGACGGGTTAACCTTCTATCTATGGTCAAGACTGATAGATTCCAACGGAGTTGCGTCATGGACTCAGCATAAAGTCATCGATCTAAATGAACTTCTCCCCATTCAAAATCCCAAGAAAAGAATTAGTGTTATTGGATCTGTCGAGGGCCATGATATCATTTTCGTGAACATAGATCTTGGCATCTACGAGATTAATTTGAAGACATTACGGTGGAAGAAGCTATGGAAGAGAGAAAAATTCCGTTCTTTGATTCCATACATGAGCTTCTACAATCGACAAG AAAGGGTGAGGCCCTGCAAGACATTGACAACGTATGGTTGA